In a single window of the Nicotiana tomentosiformis chromosome 8, ASM39032v3, whole genome shotgun sequence genome:
- the LOC104110950 gene encoding CBS domain-containing protein CBSX5-like, with the protein MAVNFLNRNVSDLCVGKPALRPLPAASTVAEALAVLKKSGEAHVSVWSCDHSKKVLDGRNCECHCVGKICMVDVICYFCKNVKLDNPSKALEAPVSQILPKGHYVVRHLAPNSSLLEAIDYILEGTQNLVIPIQKYMSTNTRKTLSKSSSLSCKHHDGVEYCWLTQEDIVRFLLNSVGVFSPMPTFSIEPLNIIDNNVMTVCYHDPAISALDSLALAHVEQTSVAVIDDHNKLIGEISPFTLAYCDEMAAAAIMTLSAGDLMAYIDCGGPPEDLIELVKTRLQEKKLGAVLELMDEEFSLFSSSSSASSCSSDDELGVCRNNGSGRYSSARRAEAITCYPSSSLVAVMIQALAHRASSVWVMDEDNTLIGCVTFKGILKVFRSLANARPATR; encoded by the exons ATGGCGGTTAATTTTCTGAACCGGAATGTGTCAGATTTGTGCGTAGGGAAACCGGCGTTAAGGCCATTACCGGCGGCATCCACCGTAGCGGAGGCGTTAGCGGTGTTGAAAAAGTCCGGCGAGGCTCACGTGAGCGTGTGGAGCTGTGACCATTCGAAGAAGGTTCTAGACGGTCGTAATTGTGAGTGCCATTGTGTTGGGAAGATTTGTATGGTTGATGTGATTTGCTATTTTTGTAAAAACGTGAAATTGGATAATCCTTCCAAGGCTCTTGAGGCACCTGTTTCCCAGATTTTGCCGAAAGGGCATTATGTTGTGAGGCATTTGGCGCCCAATTCAAG CTTACTGGAAGCAATAGATTACATTCTGGAAGGCACACAGAACCTGGTTATACCAATCCaaaagtacatgagcacaaatACTAGGAAAACGCTGAGCAAATCTTCCTCTCTGAGTTGCAAACATCACGACGGAGTTGAATACTGCTGGCTAACGCAAGAAGACATTGTCCGCTTCCTTCTGAATTCTGTTGGTGTCTTCTCCCCTATGCCCACATTTTCAATTGAACCGCTCAACATCATAGATAATAACGTCATGACTGTATGTTACCATGATCCTGCGATCTCTGCCTTAGATTCCCTTGCTCTTGCACACGTTGAGCAAACTTCAGTGGCTGTTATTGATGATCACAACAAATTAATTGGTGAAATCTCCCCCTTCACTCTTGCATACTGCGATGAAATGGCTGCAGCAGCAATCATGACCCTTTCAGCCGGTGATCTGATGGCTTACATTGACTGTGGCGGTCCTCCAGAGGACTTGATTGAGCTTGTGAAGACGAGGCTGCAAGAGAAAAAACTTGGCGCAGTATTGGAATTAATGGATGAAGAGTTCTCATTGTTTTCGTCATCATCCTCAGCTTCAAGTTGTTCTTCTGATGACGAGTTAGGGGTTTGCAGAAACAATGGTTCAGGACGATATTCATCAGCAAGAAGAGCGGAGGCAATCACGTGTTATCCAAGCAGTTCGTTGGTGGCTGTGATGATTCAAGCACTTGCACATCGCGCAAGTTCCGTTTGGGTCATGGATGAGGATAACACTTTGATTGGTTGTGTAACATTTAAAGGAATTCTGAAAGTTTTCAGGAGTCTTGCTAATGCGAGGCCTGCAACCAGATAA